The DNA segment TCTGAAAACCCTTATACTGACCCAGGATCTGCGCACCGTAGAGCGTGTGGTTCTTTATTTCGCCAAACTCGGCGTCTGTCAGCACAGCAGGTTTCCGGAGGATGGCAGCAGGAATATAAACATTCCCGATGTCGTGGAGTTGGGACTGAAACCGGATGGCCTTGATGAACCCTTCATGCATTTTGAGGTCCTGTGCAAGCAGGGAGGCGTAATCTCCAATCCTCACGATATGCGCATCGCCATCCTCGTCACCGGCTTCTGAAACCTTGACCAGCGTACGCACGATATGCTCCAGCGCATCGTCACTGTCCGTGAGCCTCTGCAGAACGGCCTGAAGAAGAATTCCCTGTGAGGCCAGGCTCTGCATGACCCGGGCGTCATATTTCGTTGCCGTCCTCCTGTAGTTCACGGCTATGACTGAAAAGGCGCGGCTTATATAGCCTGCCACCGTCGTAACCGCTATATTCATACCGCCCAGCTCTTCGATGAGCGGGCTGAAAAGCGACTGCCTGATCTCTTCCTCTCCGGTGCAAAAGAGGCTTTTCCCTTCAACTTCAGGAAGGTCCAGACTCCAGCCCACATCAGTCGCAAGAAGCGTCCTCTTGAGTGCTCCGTCCGAAAAATAATAATATAACCATTTCCGCCTGCCCTTATCGAGAACTCCTGTCAAAACGATCTCAGGAGAAACACCTGATTCTTCCCCCTGTCCGAAGACCTTGCTGACAAGCCGGTCAAAACCGGAAAGAAGATCGGGATGGCAGGATTCAACCGCATGAATGACCTCATGCCCGAAGGACGCCATCGCGGCCATCGTTGCGTCCGCAACGCACAGTTCTTCCTGCAGATCCAGCAGCCTCAGCATGGTCTTTACCCTGGATGCGATTTCAGTCAAATGGAAGGGCTTCATGATAAAATCATCAGCTCCTGCCCCCAGTCCTCTTTGCCTGTCCTGATACGCCGCAAGGCCTGATACCATGATAATGGGAATACCTGCAATATCTTCGTCCCCCCTGATCTGCCTGCATACCTCAAGGCCGTTCATCTGCGGCATGAGCACATCCAGAATAACAAGATCGATCTTCTGTGCGTGCAGGAGGTTCAGAGCGGTCTTGCCGTCCTCTGCAATGACCACGTCATATCCCTCATAAATCAGGATTTCCCGAAACAGGGCGAGATTCACCGGTTGATCGTCAACACACAATATCCTCCTTTTTGCCGTCAGCATGCTGTTTTCCCGGGCCTCTTCTTCAAGCCTGCAGGTCCGACTGCAGATTCGTCATCTCATAGAGCATGGGCCGTTCTTTCCTGAGCGTTGCCGCCAGTGTTGCGAGATTCGTAATACCCGGGATGGTCTTTGAACCCATGTAGAATTTCGGCTCCCCTATCTGGTGGAAGCGGATCCCGAGGAGCCTGAGAAGACGGAAAAACCGGTGGTCAGCCGAAACATACGCATGGCTTGCTCCCATGCGCATGAGAGTGCCCAGGATGCTCATGCAGAGCATGAGTGTTATCTCATGGTTTTGCGAGCCGGCCGCCCCAGGCACAATAAACCGGGATATCTCAACAGCATAGTGGAGCTCACCGTGACTCGTGGTAATATGCTTCCTGGGATAGAGCTCGAAATGTCTTTCTATCGGCAGCAATATACTGCCCGGCAGGATGATGCGGGATGTACCGACCGCAATACCGGACTCGTCCAGAGCAAGGAACGGCATACTCTGTCCTTCATCGTAATCGTCCTTTTCTTCAGGCACAGCATAATCGCCCGTGGAAAGCCAGCCGAGCTCCTGGCACATGATATCAAACCTGAGCTGATAACTCTGCTGCTTCTCTTTCTCGTTCCCCGCCAAGATTACCTTCACCGCCATATCGCACCTTCCTTTCATAATCAAGAGGATAGGGAAACAGTTCAAAGGGGCAGAGCTCAGCCTGTATGGGAAGCCTCCGGAAGGCGTCGATGCAGGCCTGCTCTGCGGCATGACTTATGCCACAGTCCTCTTTCATCTGGATTTTCAGAGAAACGCCGCTCCCGGCGACTTCAATCACAAAGCTGCCCGTTGACATTGAAGCAAGCTCATGAGATGCATAGAGCAGTTCCTTTACCTCTTCAACATGAAGACCCAGCACCTGCACCCCCCTTCCAAAGTGTGCAAGGATTGCAGATCCTTTTTCCGGAGCAAGGCCGCGATACCCCGCAGCCTTCAGGCTGCGATTGACCTGTTCGATGGACAATATCCTACCCCTGTCCCCGCAGCGGCACCTGAGAAGCGGGAGGATTCTGTCAGGATCGACTGTGGTCAGGAGGATCGCTTCGAACGCATTGCCGGGTTCCCTGATCGTCTCGACGAAGATCTTGCTTTCATCGAACGCAAACAGCATCGGACAGAAACCCGTATCCCCGAAGATGGTCTGCAGCAGGTTCCGGTCCTGGAACAGGAGGTTGCGCAGCAGTACGGTTTCCTCGGTCTCATAGAAATAATGCAGACCGAGTTCAGCCATGCCCATGGACGAGAAGACGCGCCTGCAGCCGACAATGCCTTCGATATAGGTCCTGTAGCTTTCAGGCACCCATTCTCCGCCGACCATGATGAAGAGAGGCAGGTGTTCCCAGGAAACAGCGTGCTGCACCCCGTATTCAATGAGGTTTTTTATGAAGAGCGGCTCGCCGACAAGGATGATCTGCTCAAAGCTGCTTCCAAGGGACTGTATCATTGATACAGCGGTATCCATGCGCACACCTATGGAGGCAACCGTTGCCGTAGTCGACCAGAGCGACAGAGCACCAGGCAGCAGGTTGAGAATAAGAGTTTTCTTTTTCTTTGTGCTGAACCTGTCCTGGAGGAATGCCTCAATGGCAAGAGACGACTTTCTCATCTCCGCGTCGCTGAAGAGTCCGTATGAGAAGTCCGTGCCGGTTGAGCCTGAACTGGGCACGATGCTCCTGACCTTGAACAAGGGCACCGAATGGATAGCCTGTGCGATAAATGCCCTGCCGGTGACAGGGAGCTCGTCAAGGCTCCTGATCTTGAGGGGGTCTATCCCTTTGGCCTCAACATATTTGCGGTACGCCGGCCATTTCTTGATCGATCTTTTTACCTGGAGAATCGCTTCATGATCCATTTGCACCCTTCCCTGAACAGCGTGATTATCAATCTCAGGGTTAGGTTATAGAATGCAGTTGAGAATTATTACCCCCCGATGGGGGAGAGGGCTGATAAAAGCGGGGTAATGCATCCCCCACCCGGAGGAGACAGGAACTTTATTGCTTTCTCAACTCCTTTATGACGGCCGAGACAAGCGACGTTCTGTTGTTCACACCGAACTTTCCGAAGATGTTTTCAAGATGCTGCTTGGCTGTAGAGGCCTTGACCGAAAGCCGTTCTGCGAGTTCCCGTGTCTCGGCAATGCCGTCTTCAACCATGAGTCTGAGCAGTTCTTCCTCTTTCTTTGTCAGTCCGAGGGACATGAGTCTTGCCCAGTTCAAGGGAACACTCTTCCTGGCCTCAATGGCCTTTTTGACCGCACGCAGGATCTCCTCTGTTTTGAAGGGTTTGGTAAAGTAATCCACCACGCCCTTCTTCACTGCGTCAATCGCGCTGTCAGCGCTCGGATAGGCAGTGATGACAATGACGGATGTTTCAGGGCAGTGTTCTGAAACATAGCGTACCAATTCTCTGCCTCCCTGGACAGGCATGATGAGGTCAGTAATGACCACGTCAAACCTCTGCCTTTTAAGGAGTTCGACAGCCTCTGCGCTCGTCCGTGCAGACAGGGTCGCATACCCTGAACTGCTCAGGATAAAGGTGAGGTTCCTCCTCAGAATATCTTCGTCTTCTGCAATAAGAATGTCAGCCATGGAAATCCTTTGGAAAGGATACCATAACAGAGGTGCCTTTTCCGGCCTCACTCTGCAACCGCATGTCGCCTCCGTATTTTTTCGCGATCTCCCTGCAGATCGTCAGTCCCAGGCCCGCTCCTTCAGGCTTCGATGTCTGGAACGGTGCAAAGATCCTGTTCATTCGCCCCTCTGGTATTCCGCATCCTGTATCGCTCACCTTCAAACTGACAATATCATCCCTCTCCCCTGTGCTGATCACAACCTGTTTCCTGGCAGATGAAAGCATGGCATCCTCCGCGTTCTTGATGAGGTTCAGCAGGATCTGCTTGATATGGCCGGGGTAGCAGGCTATCGGGGAGAGGTTCGGATAAAGCTCGGGGGTAATTGATATACCCTTGCCCTTGAGCCTCCTCTGGGTCATATGGATAATCTTTATGATCTCCGTATTCATGTCAACGGCCTGGATAACGGAATCATCCGCCCGGTACACCTCGAGGATACCCTTTACGATCCCGGACATCCTTTCTATCTCCTCATGAACATCCTTGAGCACATCCTGCCTGTATTCGCGGTCCACGCGTATATTGTTCAGGATATAGAGGGCAGTCTCGATATTTGCGAGCGAATTATTGATCTCATGGGCTATCTCGGCAGCAACCATGCCCTTTGCTGCAAACCGCTCTGCCTCGATGAGCCTGCCGGCCATCTCGCGCTCCAGGGTGATGTCCCTTGCAATGAGCATGAGGCCGGTGACGCGGCCGTTATCTCTCACCGGCGTAGAGTTGATCGAAAGGATGAGGCGGCCGCCGTCCCTTTTCTTCATGACAACTTCAACGACCGTGGGATCGCCTGCAAGGCTTTCCCTGAGCCTGGCTGCAGCCGCATCACGTCCCGCATCATCAATCAGGGAAAAAATGTGCTGCCCTATGACCTCGTCATGGCCATATCCGGAAAGTTCGATCCCCTTCTTGTTCAGGGCGGTTATTCTGCCTCCTGCATCAACAAAACATATGATGTCGCTCGCATTCTCCATAAGGTCACGGTATTTTTCCCCGGACGCCCGCAGGTCCTCATAAGCGTTCTGGAGCTTCGCATGATTCTCCTCGAGGTGAACAAGGGCATCTTCGAGCGCCTCCCTGCGGCCTGCTGTTCCCCGCCTGATCCTGAATGGCCTGGTCTCCCAGGTCAGGCGGTATAAGCAGCTCTCTGCGCCAAACACCGTATCGTTCAGTCTGAACGTCCCGGTATCCGACACCGAGCCTATGACATGCTGTGCGCAGCCGCATTCTGATTCAAGGACATGCCCCTGTACGTCAAGCGCATAGACCCTGTCATGATATCTCCCGAGTTCCTGCACCGGCACTACGCACTGCACCTCTGCAACCGCTGTTTCGCCCTGGCCGAAGAGTTCTGAGGCAAGGCTGAACATGCCCTGGTTGAACAGGCACGCGCCCCGTGTCTGCCTGCCCTTCACCCTCAGTTCCACAAGAGCACTGTTCTTTGTCGTTTCCCTGACCGTTATCTGCACGATATCTTTCGTAAAATAGCGCGCGATCTTCGGGGCATACCGCACGAGCCGTTCAGGAGTAACAAAGAGATTAAAGAGGATGTTGACAATGCCAAGAGATTTGAGCGATACCACGCTCCTGCCGATATGAAAGAGGACCCGCTCATCGTCGAAGAGTTCCACAAGGCGGTTTTCAAGGACGCGCTCGATATCCCAGGGGATCCAGTTATCCGGGTTGGCAAGGTAAGGCCCGTCATATGGAAGTCCCTTCAGAAGGGGCTCCAATAATTCCTGCCTCGTATTCTTTATATAGGTCAGAAATGCAGCTGTGATCCTGCAGCTCACTTCATGCATAACTGTCTGAAACGCAATCCTTACTTATGCGCTTTGCAGCGGCCTGCGCTAATGAGACAGGCTAATCTTTTCCGCCGTATTTGTGAACAGCCTCTACCATGGCAATAGCATTCTCAACCGGCGTCTCCGGAAGGATACCGTGCCCGAGGTTGAAGATATGCCCCCTCGCCGGTTCTGCCTTGAAGAGAATATCCTTCACCCGGTCCTCGATATGTTCTTTAGGCGCAAACAGCACCAATGGATCGAGGTTTCCCTGGATCGAATATTTCTTGCCCAGTTTCTTTGCAGCCTTTGCCATATCAACGCGCCAGTCAATGCCGATGACATCTGCCCCGCATTTTTTTACGATCTTGAGAAGGCCGGCGCAGTCGTTAACAAAATAAATAACCGGCACGTCGAACTTCTTAAGCGCCTTGATGGCTGCCTTCACATGAGGGAAGATACTATTCTCATAGTCGTAGGGCGCGAGGATGCCTGCCCATGAATCGAAGAGCTGCACAGCCTGGGCGCCTGCCTTGATCTGGGCAGAAAGATATTCAATAACCGTTGCCGTGATCTTTTCCATGAGCGCCTTGAAGAGACCGGGGTTCTGATACATCATCTTCTTGGTATGCATGAAGTTCTTCGAGCTGCCGCCTTCGATAATATATGTTGCAAGCGTCCAGGGCGCACCCGAAAAACCGATAAGAGGCACCTTCAGTTCCTTTCTCAGGATCTTGATGGTATCGAGCACAAAGGGCATGCTGTCCTCAGTGTCAGGGATGATCAGTCTGTCAACGCCTGCCTTGGTCCTGACAGGATCAGCAAGGATAGGGCCCTTCCTGTCATGGAACTCAAGCGGCATGCCCATAGCCTCAACAGCGATCAAAATGTCGGAGAAGAGGATCGCAGCATCAACACCGAGGATATCGATCGGCTGGAGCGTAACCTTGGCAGCAAGCTCGGGAGTCTTGCAAAGCGTAAGAAAATCGACCTTTGAGCGCACCTCCTGATATTCCGGCATATACCTGCCTGCCTGTCTCATCAGCCAGACCGGCGTATAATCCACCTTTTCTCCGCGGCATGCCTTCAAAAATGTATCGTTCATTGTTCCACCTTTTCCCTTTCAAGTCTTTTCGGTTTATAGCTGCAGAATGGTTCTTCTTCGAGATAATCTCCATACACGGAATAGGCCCGCGCCCTGCAGCCCCCGCAGACGTTTACATATTCACAGGATCCGCACCTGCCCTTGTATTTCTTGAAATCGCGGAGGTCCTTGAAGAGTTCCGAACCCTCCCAGATCTCCTTGAATGATTTTTCTCTCACGTTGCCTGCAGGCAGGTTGAAGTAGCTGCAGGGCAGGACATTGCCGTCAACATCGATCAGGCAGATGAGCTGGCCGGCAAGACATCCCTTGGACCCGCCGGTCGAAAATTTAAGCGTCCTCTTCTTGAACTTCTCGCCATCCTCTTTTGCCCTCTGGAGCGTTACGCGGTAATAGTGCGGAGCGCAGGTAGGCCTGACCAGAAGGAGGTCCTCTTCCTTTTCCATGTCATAGTGCCAGTCGAGGATCTTGTCATAGTCCTCTTTGGATATGAGCTCGTTCATGATCTCCTCGCCCCTGCCTGTCGGCACGATCATGAACATGTACCATGCGGTGGCGCCGAGCTCCTTGGCAAGCTTGTACACCAGCGGGATCTGCTCCTGGTTCCTTTTGGTAAAAGACGAGTTGATAATGAACTCAATGCCGTGTTTCCTGAAGAGCTTTGCGGCGTTGATCGTCCCTGCAAAGGCGCCTTTCTCGCTCCTGAAATCGTCATGTACGGTCTCGTCAGCGCCGTCAAGACTGAGAGAGACGATCCTGATGCCTGACCCTTTGATCTTTTCGCAGATATCGTCAGTCACGAGCGTGCCGTTGGTTGCAAGGCACATCCTGAGACCTTTACTGGTTCCGTATTGTGCGATCTCAAAGACATCTTTTCTGGTAAGCGGCTCGCCCCCTGAAAGGACAACGACCGGCTGGGCATAACTGACAATATCATCCAGAACTCTGTATGCTTCTTCAGTTGAAAAATCAGGGTGGCCCTGCATTTCCATCTCTGATGAAGACCGGCAGTGCACACAGCGCAGGTTGCAACGGCGCGTGATCTCCCATGCTATCCATTTTGGGGTGAATTCCATCTATCCTCCGGGGAAATACCTGTTTTGATCAGTCTATTATACTCTTGATGCAGGCAATTTTTCATCAAAGATATGTTCTGCAACAACTCCCAGAAGCCGCGGGAATGTCTTCCGGTCAAGCGCAGAGATCGCAACAGCGTCATAGCGGAGCAGGAGATTTTCCTCCTCTTCCCTGCTGATGCGGTCTATCTTGTTGAAAACATAGACCCGCTGTTTGTTCAGGAGATCAAGGTCAGAGAGTATCTTTTCGACCGATGCGATCTGCTGTTCGTAGCGCGGGTTAGACGCATCCACAACATGCAGGAGCAGGTCGGCATCCTCGAGTTCCTCAAGCGTTGCCTTGAATGCTGACATGAGATCCTTCGGCAGGTCCCTGATAAAACCTACCGTATCCGTAATGATCACTTCGCGGTCCCGCGGAAATCTGAGCCTTCTGCTTGCCGTGTCCAGGGTCGCAAAGAGTTTATCCTCAACAAAGGTGTCACTGCTGGTAAGCGCATTGAGGAGCGTTGATTTGCCGGCATTCGTATAACCGATAATAGAAACGATCGGCAGTCTGTTCTCCAGCCTCCGCGCCTTCCTCTGCCGCCGCGCCTCGCTCAGCTGCTTCAGTTCTTTATCAAGAAGATTTATCCTTTCCCTGACACGCCTCCTGTCGATCTCGAGCTTCATCTCTCCAGGCCCCCTGCCGCCGACGCCTCCCATAAGGCGGGACATGGCCGTGCCTTTTCCTGCAAGCCGCGGCAGCCGGTATTTAAGCTGGGCCAGCTCCACCTGCACCTTGCCGTCCCTGCTGTGGGCGCGGCGGGCAAAGATATCGAGGATAAGTTGCGACCGGTCAATGACCTTCAGCTCGGTCATGGCACTGATCGTCTTGATCTGGGAAGGCGACAGGTCCTGGTCAAAGACCAGAAGCGTGGCGCCCCTGTTCATGGCATTGATCACCAGTTCCCTGATCTTGCCCTCACCCATGAGATGCCGGGAACTGATCTCCCGGGGACGCTGGATGACCGTATCGAGAACAATGACATCGCTCGACTGCGCAAGCTCGCGGAGTTCTGCCATGGAATCCTCCAACTCGTGCTTCGGCCTTGTCGAAACGCTGACCAAAATAGCCCGCTCTTTCTGTCCGCCGGCATCAGGCCTGCCGGATGAGGAGCCCACATCGAGTACGCGGACCTTTTCGGCCTCTTCCTCAAATGAACTGACAAAGGCCTCAAAATCAAAGCTCAGGGAATAGATATCTTCGGGCTGCAGCACGCTATAGGGCTTGGCGCCGCCGACAGGGTCGAGATGGGCGATATAGAGCTTATCAGGCTGTCCGGCCTTAATGCCAAGCGCGGCAATCAGATCGAACCTCAAAAGAGAAAGGTCAGTCAGGTCGTCATGGGTCAGAGGTTCATTATTGAGGTGTGTATGGATGAATCTGAGGCCTCGCAAATGCTTTCTGCCGAGCGGGAAGTCGTCAAGGTTCGGGAGAAAAAGGCCCTTTGCCTCACCGACGATAACATGGCTTATTTCTCCCTTCCGGGTCACGAGTATGCCTATCTGTTTCTTAAGCTCGGCGGATATGCCTGCTATGTATTTGGCAAGCTCGATGGTGATGATATCATTATGCATGCGCCGGCGATAGATCCTTTCGAGAGAATGGATCTGACCGCCCTTCAAACCTGAGAGATGACCGTAAAGTTGCGGGATACTCGCCTCCCTGAAAATAGATTTTATCTGCAAAAGAACATATAATGTTCAGTTTTACTGTATCATTGTAACATACAGCACCGCAGCGAATATAAGAAGGAGTAACCAAATTGAAGATGATCGCCCACCATACCATTGCCGGCAAGACCCTGCGACTGATCCAGGGTGACATTACGCATCGGGATGTCGATGCTATTGTCAACGCTGCCAACTCCTCTTTGCAGCATGGCGGAGGAGTAGCAGGTGCAATCGTGCGCAAAGGCGGTCAGGTCATTCAGGACGAAAGCAACAAGATCGCCCCGGTGGCTGTAGGACATGCTGCAATAACAGGCGCAGGCAGGCTGCCGGCAAAGTTCGTTATTCATGCGGTTGGGCCAATGATGGGAGAAGGGGATGAGGACAGCAAGCTGAAAAATGCCATCATGAACAGTCTCAAGCTTGCCTCGGAAAATAAACTTTCGAGCATATCCTTTCCTGCCATAAGCGCAGGCATCTTCGGTTTTCCCAAAGGCAAGTGTGCAAAGCTGCTCATAGGGGAGGCAGTGACCTTCCTGAAAAAACATAAAGAGAGCAGTCTGGCGGATGTAGAATTCTGCATCTACGACGATGAGACTCTCGATCATTTCAAAAAGGAATTTGATAAGCTGAAATAGGGACTTCCTCGGCGGGTTACGATGAATCAGACAAAAACCCCGGCATCATTGCGATGACGCCTGCCATGCTCCTGAGTATATCGTAATACGGCAGGGATGGGTCACAATTACCATCGTTCCACACGACTCACTGGTTTTTATGCAGTCTTCCAATGAAGGGCAAGCTTCTTGTGTGACGAGGCACAATCTCGCAGGTATAGATTGATGAGCGTCTGGTAGGGGACGCCACTTTCCTGCGCAAGAGTCTTAAAGTAGCTGATTGTGCCTTCATCCATCCTGAGAGTTACTTGACGTTTGAGTCTGCTGGCATAGGGATTTTTGGTTGCCTTGGAAAAATCGTATTCTTTTCTCATATTCATCACCTTTCCCAATAACGTTTTTGTTCTGTGCGAGTCGCTTTCCGCGCAGAGATGATTCGAATAACATCATCGCTTTCCCGATAACAATGGCAAACAACCATCAGACGAATAGAGGCGCTCAATCCGAGAAGAATAAATCGATCCTCGTCACCTGAATGGTCCGGATCATGAATCATCAAGGCATTTTCATCAACGAACACTGTCTGTGCCTCTTCAAAAGATATCCCATGCTTCCTATGGTTTGCGATGTTCTTTTCATTGTTCCAGTCAAATCTGATATCAGCCATATATTTACATTGTAAATATATGGTAATGACTTGTCAAATTGATTTATGGAGATGAATCGAAAAGTTGAATGAAGGAGTAAACATTAAATGCGGCCATCTTTTCTCAGTCTTTTAACCATTTCATCATAACTGATCAAAGGCTCCGCAACTCTTCCTTCAAATGCAGCAAAATCCTCGGAGTCTTCTGCCATTGCTTGCCTGACAGCGTTGTTAATAAGCTCTGATACCGATGTAGATGTCTCGACAGCCTTTAGCCGAAGCGCTTTATGCAAAAGGGGTTCCAAATATACCGTAGCTCTTTTGGCTTGCGTTCCCATATGACACCTCCTGATGTGGCTATATATATTTTAGCACCATAACGTCAATGACGTTTTATCGGCGATCTCGCTGAATAGTGCCGGATTGAATCCTTAGGAGCCGACCGCCGGGCGATGCACCTGATCATGGGAGACACCGCCCATTTCGGCAGACTCATCATAAAGCCGGCTGTAACCCTCGGCGTAGTCATGATCCCTGCATAGTTTCTGGAAGCATTGCAATGCGTCGCTGTGGACCGGCAGGTTGTCGTCCGTCATCTCAACTTTTATTATCCCGCGCAGTACAAAGCTCGAACAGTTTTTCCACTTCGTGGCTCAACAAAGGATATCTTACGTTATCCAAGCTGCCCATTTGAAGAAGCTGCTGAGGAGAAAAATCAGATACTTTTTTCAAGAGCAAATAAAAACTCAATGGAAATTCATGTTCTATCCAATTCTTTCTAAATCCCGTAATGCCATATTGTTTCAATATCTGCTCTAACTGGATAGTATGCATTCTTACGAATTCCCACAGACTCAGGGTCGCGACAAAGGCCTCATTGACCTCATCAATATATTTGCCTGGTTCATAGTCCTTATATTCCTGGATGGTTATAATTAAATTGTCATTTTCTCGGATAGCATAGCTCCACTTGTAGCTGCCAGGTTCATTTAATATTGGGAAGTCTGTGCTGGGCAAATAATAGTCCGGCGGCCGAAGAGGATTTGGATGGGAATTAGGAGGGGTTATGTACATGCGGATCATACTCAACAGATTTGACGTTATATCACCCAGAACATCGGTTGCATAAGCTGCAGTTATAAAAAATTCTCGGCCATTTTCCTCAAGATATATATCGAGCCAGCCACTGCCAGTCAGAGCTATTTCATATTTCATCCAATAACTCCTTAACCATTAAAGACTTCTTATTCATTTTACAGATAATGCGGCAGTTGAGCGGCCCCGAAGGGGGTCTGACTCGAACTCCTGGTTCTCCCTCTCGACCCGCTCGTTGGGAAACAGCATTCTTGCCGAATGTCCCTGGCTGACTTCACGCAATCTATAAATTTAGTCAGCGTAGTCAAGAACGTACTCGCTCGTCCCCGACAACAAACGCGCCGTGTCCCAGCCGTCCGGTGCACGCATTATTGGGCGCCTTTCATTTTTTAGACCTATTTTTAGAAGTCGAACTATCTTCTTGCAGCCACGCTTCATATAACTTTGCATTCTTCCTTTGAATTGCTCGCCTGCTGCGCTCAAAAGCCTTGTGTTGCTCTGGCGTGAGTCCAACTTTCGCGGGATAAGCACCACCAAAAATAACAGGCGGTAATTTTGCTTCAATGAGTTGGTCATTTAACATATCACCGACTTC comes from the Nitrospirota bacterium genome and includes:
- a CDS encoding response regulator, with amino-acid sequence MLTAKRRILCVDDQPVNLALFREILIYEGYDVVIAEDGKTALNLLHAQKIDLVILDVLMPQMNGLEVCRQIRGDEDIAGIPIIMVSGLAAYQDRQRGLGAGADDFIMKPFHLTEIASRVKTMLRLLDLQEELCVADATMAAMASFGHEVIHAVESCHPDLLSGFDRLVSKVFGQGEESGVSPEIVLTGVLDKGRRKWLYYYFSDGALKRTLLATDVGWSLDLPEVEGKSLFCTGEEEIRQSLFSPLIEELGGMNIAVTTVAGYISRAFSVIAVNYRRTATKYDARVMQSLASQGILLQAVLQRLTDSDDALEHIVRTLVKVSEAGDEDGDAHIVRIGDYASLLAQDLKMHEGFIKAIRFQSQLHDIGNVYIPAAILRKPAVLTDAEFGEIKNHTLYGAQILGQYKGFQIGRNIALTHHERWDGSGYPYCLKEERIPIEGRILNIVDQYDSLRRQKIYRPAFDHDTSCRIIIEGDNRTLPCHFDPRVLTAFRTAAPRLQEIYERYSL
- a CDS encoding response regulator, encoding MADILIAEDEDILRRNLTFILSSSGYATLSARTSAEAVELLKRQRFDVVITDLIMPVQGGRELVRYVSEHCPETSVIVITAYPSADSAIDAVKKGVVDYFTKPFKTEEILRAVKKAIEARKSVPLNWARLMSLGLTKKEEELLRLMVEDGIAETRELAERLSVKASTAKQHLENIFGKFGVNNRTSLVSAVIKELRKQ
- a CDS encoding PAS domain S-box protein translates to MHEVSCRITAAFLTYIKNTRQELLEPLLKGLPYDGPYLANPDNWIPWDIERVLENRLVELFDDERVLFHIGRSVVSLKSLGIVNILFNLFVTPERLVRYAPKIARYFTKDIVQITVRETTKNSALVELRVKGRQTRGACLFNQGMFSLASELFGQGETAVAEVQCVVPVQELGRYHDRVYALDVQGHVLESECGCAQHVIGSVSDTGTFRLNDTVFGAESCLYRLTWETRPFRIRRGTAGRREALEDALVHLEENHAKLQNAYEDLRASGEKYRDLMENASDIICFVDAGGRITALNKKGIELSGYGHDEVIGQHIFSLIDDAGRDAAAARLRESLAGDPTVVEVVMKKRDGGRLILSINSTPVRDNGRVTGLMLIARDITLEREMAGRLIEAERFAAKGMVAAEIAHEINNSLANIETALYILNNIRVDREYRQDVLKDVHEEIERMSGIVKGILEVYRADDSVIQAVDMNTEIIKIIHMTQRRLKGKGISITPELYPNLSPIACYPGHIKQILLNLIKNAEDAMLSSARKQVVISTGERDDIVSLKVSDTGCGIPEGRMNRIFAPFQTSKPEGAGLGLTICREIAKKYGGDMRLQSEAGKGTSVMVSFPKDFHG
- a CDS encoding uroporphyrinogen decarboxylase; protein product: MNDTFLKACRGEKVDYTPVWLMRQAGRYMPEYQEVRSKVDFLTLCKTPELAAKVTLQPIDILGVDAAILFSDILIAVEAMGMPLEFHDRKGPILADPVRTKAGVDRLIIPDTEDSMPFVLDTIKILRKELKVPLIGFSGAPWTLATYIIEGGSSKNFMHTKKMMYQNPGLFKALMEKITATVIEYLSAQIKAGAQAVQLFDSWAGILAPYDYENSIFPHVKAAIKALKKFDVPVIYFVNDCAGLLKIVKKCGADVIGIDWRVDMAKAAKKLGKKYSIQGNLDPLVLFAPKEHIEDRVKDILFKAEPARGHIFNLGHGILPETPVENAIAMVEAVHKYGGKD
- a CDS encoding radical SAM protein, which translates into the protein MEFTPKWIAWEITRRCNLRCVHCRSSSEMEMQGHPDFSTEEAYRVLDDIVSYAQPVVVLSGGEPLTRKDVFEIAQYGTSKGLRMCLATNGTLVTDDICEKIKGSGIRIVSLSLDGADETVHDDFRSEKGAFAGTINAAKLFRKHGIEFIINSSFTKRNQEQIPLVYKLAKELGATAWYMFMIVPTGRGEEIMNELISKEDYDKILDWHYDMEKEEDLLLVRPTCAPHYYRVTLQRAKEDGEKFKKRTLKFSTGGSKGCLAGQLICLIDVDGNVLPCSYFNLPAGNVREKSFKEIWEGSELFKDLRDFKKYKGRCGSCEYVNVCGGCRARAYSVYGDYLEEEPFCSYKPKRLEREKVEQ
- the hflX gene encoding GTPase HflX, which codes for MHNDIITIELAKYIAGISAELKKQIGILVTRKGEISHVIVGEAKGLFLPNLDDFPLGRKHLRGLRFIHTHLNNEPLTHDDLTDLSLLRFDLIAALGIKAGQPDKLYIAHLDPVGGAKPYSVLQPEDIYSLSFDFEAFVSSFEEEAEKVRVLDVGSSSGRPDAGGQKERAILVSVSTRPKHELEDSMAELRELAQSSDVIVLDTVIQRPREISSRHLMGEGKIRELVINAMNRGATLLVFDQDLSPSQIKTISAMTELKVIDRSQLILDIFARRAHSRDGKVQVELAQLKYRLPRLAGKGTAMSRLMGGVGGRGPGEMKLEIDRRRVRERINLLDKELKQLSEARRQRKARRLENRLPIVSIIGYTNAGKSTLLNALTSSDTFVEDKLFATLDTASRRLRFPRDREVIITDTVGFIRDLPKDLMSAFKATLEELEDADLLLHVVDASNPRYEQQIASVEKILSDLDLLNKQRVYVFNKIDRISREEEENLLLRYDAVAISALDRKTFPRLLGVVAEHIFDEKLPASRV
- a CDS encoding macro domain-containing protein; the protein is MIAHHTIAGKTLRLIQGDITHRDVDAIVNAANSSLQHGGGVAGAIVRKGGQVIQDESNKIAPVAVGHAAITGAGRLPAKFVIHAVGPMMGEGDEDSKLKNAIMNSLKLASENKLSSISFPAISAGIFGFPKGKCAKLLIGEAVTFLKKHKESSLADVEFCIYDDETLDHFKKEFDKLK
- a CDS encoding BrnA antitoxin family protein — translated: MRKEYDFSKATKNPYASRLKRQVTLRMDEGTISYFKTLAQESGVPYQTLINLYLRDCASSHKKLALHWKTA
- a CDS encoding BrnT family toxin, which produces MADIRFDWNNEKNIANHRKHGISFEEAQTVFVDENALMIHDPDHSGDEDRFILLGLSASIRLMVVCHCYRESDDVIRIISARKATRTEQKRYWER